The following proteins are co-located in the Caldisericum sp. genome:
- the metG gene encoding methionine--tRNA ligase, whose protein sequence is MEKFYITTAIYYVNSKPHIGSVSEAIAADIIARYKRLSNFDVFFSTGTDEHSQKIEAKAKELGIDPQKFVDMQANTWKSIFDRFNISYSRFIRTSDPDHMEVVKDFFVKMYENGDIYLSTYEGWYCVRDETFLKDSELVDGKCPHCGGEVQRLSEDNYFFRLSKYRDALLDFYLKNPTFIEPESRYNELLNILKGGLQDISVTRKSFKFGIHVPFDEDHTIYVWFDALINYVTAVGYHDNKEMFNKYWPADLHLIGKDITRFHGIVWPAMLMSVGLPLPKKIFAHGFWNLEGMKMSKSLGNVVDPVEFAENFSKLAHITFEKSVDVLRYYLSREAIFGLDGDFRMESFFRRYNSDLANDYGNLINRTLNMLSKYRNLEVPKVDVDYEFVAFANEKFKDYKEQMDRYGLSFALDRVFEIISYLNNYIQVKEPWKLVKEGDKLDVVLKTLIEGIAYTTVLLQPFMPNVTSFVLDEFGVDEKSLKEYSSPLVKKSILKLLEPIFPRLEKERIELDKVKEVSLETENVVEVSKVKYEDFAKLDLRVARILKASRVKNSDKLIELKVTLGNEERTIVAGIGKFYSEEELIGKKIVIIANLEERKLMGITSQGMLLAASTPNKEKLSLLTVDKDIEEGAKIS, encoded by the coding sequence ATGGAAAAGTTTTATATTACAACTGCTATTTACTATGTTAATTCAAAGCCACACATAGGGTCTGTTTCAGAAGCAATTGCAGCAGATATTATTGCAAGGTACAAAAGATTATCAAACTTCGATGTCTTTTTTTCCACTGGAACCGATGAACATTCCCAGAAAATTGAAGCAAAGGCAAAGGAATTAGGTATTGACCCTCAAAAATTTGTGGATATGCAGGCTAACACATGGAAAAGTATTTTTGATAGGTTTAACATATCCTATTCAAGATTCATCAGGACAAGTGATCCCGACCATATGGAAGTTGTTAAGGACTTCTTTGTAAAAATGTATGAGAATGGAGACATATATTTAAGTACATACGAAGGATGGTATTGTGTTAGAGATGAGACATTTTTAAAAGACTCCGAACTTGTTGACGGAAAATGTCCCCACTGCGGTGGCGAAGTTCAAAGACTTTCTGAGGACAACTACTTTTTCAGATTAAGCAAATACAGGGATGCTTTGCTTGACTTCTATCTTAAAAACCCCACATTTATTGAACCAGAGTCAAGATATAATGAACTTCTAAATATTTTAAAGGGCGGACTTCAGGATATTTCTGTTACAAGAAAATCTTTTAAATTTGGAATACATGTTCCTTTTGACGAGGATCACACGATTTATGTGTGGTTTGATGCTTTAATAAATTATGTTACGGCGGTAGGGTATCATGATAACAAGGAAATGTTTAATAAGTATTGGCCTGCTGACTTGCATCTCATTGGAAAGGATATAACAAGATTCCATGGAATTGTGTGGCCTGCAATGTTAATGAGCGTTGGATTACCTTTACCAAAAAAGATTTTTGCTCACGGTTTCTGGAACCTGGAAGGGATGAAGATGTCTAAGTCTCTTGGAAATGTTGTTGACCCTGTTGAATTTGCTGAAAATTTCTCTAAACTTGCTCATATCACTTTTGAAAAGAGTGTTGATGTCCTAAGATATTATTTATCGAGAGAGGCAATCTTTGGTTTAGATGGCGATTTCAGGATGGAATCCTTCTTTAGAAGATATAATTCGGATCTTGCAAACGATTATGGAAATTTGATTAATAGAACTCTTAATATGCTTTCTAAGTATAGAAACCTTGAAGTTCCAAAAGTAGATGTTGATTACGAATTTGTCGCTTTTGCAAATGAAAAGTTTAAAGATTATAAAGAACAAATGGATCGGTATGGTTTATCCTTTGCTTTGGACAGAGTGTTTGAGATAATATCGTATTTAAATAATTACATCCAGGTAAAGGAGCCCTGGAAACTCGTTAAAGAAGGCGATAAACTTGATGTTGTTTTAAAGACTCTTATTGAAGGAATTGCTTATACAACAGTTCTTTTGCAGCCTTTTATGCCAAATGTAACTTCTTTTGTGCTTGATGAATTTGGTGTTGATGAAAAGTCCCTCAAAGAATACTCCTCTCCGCTTGTTAAAAAGAGTATATTAAAATTACTTGAGCCAATTTTCCCTCGTTTAGAAAAGGAGAGGATTGAACTTGATAAAGTTAAAGAAGTTTCTCTCGAGACTGAAAATGTCGTTGAAGTTTCAAAGGTAAAATACGAAGACTTTGCAAAACTTGATTTGCGTGTTGCAAGAATCTTAAAAGCATCGCGTGTAAAAAATTCAGACAAACTAATAGAATTAAAAGTTACCTTGGGAAATGAAGAAAGAACAATTGTTGCAGGTATCGGGAAGTTTTATTCCGAAGAAGAATTAATAGGAAAAAAGATAGTTATTATAGCAAACCTTGAAGAAAGAAAACTTATGGGTATTACATCACAGGGTATGCTTCTTGCAGCATCGACGCCTAACAAAGAGAAACTTTCTCTTCTTACTGTGGATAAGGACATAGAAGAAGGAGCAAAAATAAGTTGA
- a CDS encoding TatD family hydrolase — protein MIIDSHAHTFKEYYSEEELKEILEDKNLLINVVAYDLKSAYESVEIAGNYRNAFATIGFHPYDVDKLNDETYGELKSLLRREKIIALGEIGLDYFRDLTSKESQIKGFIRQIELAKELNLPIVIHSRDSFFDTLSILDSVGYFVGVFHSFDYGIEELKKVLDKGFYVSFSGMVTFNKRNDLREAAKFVPLDRLLLETDSPYLAPVPLRGTKNRPQNVRILYEFFANLSGLEKDLVYERVCKNFFEIFRNANLMMGKEVACLKS, from the coding sequence ATGATAATTGACTCGCATGCGCATACATTTAAGGAATATTATAGTGAGGAAGAGTTAAAGGAAATATTAGAAGACAAGAACTTATTAATTAATGTTGTTGCATATGACCTTAAAAGCGCATATGAAAGTGTAGAAATTGCAGGAAATTATAGGAATGCTTTTGCAACAATTGGTTTTCATCCATATGATGTCGATAAGTTAAATGATGAAACTTATGGAGAATTGAAAAGTTTGCTACGAAGGGAAAAAATAATTGCACTGGGTGAAATTGGGCTTGATTACTTCAGGGATCTAACTTCGAAGGAATCCCAGATAAAAGGGTTCATTCGACAGATTGAACTTGCAAAAGAGTTAAATTTGCCTATTGTGATACACTCGAGGGATTCATTTTTCGACACCCTCTCAATATTAGACAGTGTGGGTTATTTTGTTGGGGTGTTCCATTCCTTTGATTACGGTATTGAGGAATTAAAAAAAGTTTTAGATAAAGGGTTTTATGTTTCTTTTTCTGGTATGGTTACCTTTAATAAGAGGAATGATTTAAGAGAGGCGGCAAAATTTGTGCCTTTAGATAGACTCCTCTTGGAAACAGATTCGCCGTATTTGGCACCAGTTCCCTTAAGAGGAACGAAAAATAGACCGCAAAATGTAAGGATTTTGTATGAGTTTTTTGCTAACTTAAGCGGCTTAGAAAAGGATTTAGTTTATGAAAGAGTTTGTAAAAACTTTTTTGAAATATTTAGAAATGCAAATTTAATGATGGGGAAGGAGGTAGCATGTTTAAAATCTTAA